The genomic segment TCATACCAACCACCGCACCAGATCATGACGCGGGACTGGACGCCACCGGCTTAGAGGGACCATTCATCTGGACTTTCCCACTATCAGCCCAGGACACTTCAAATCCTTCATAGACCATCAACACAGCAAAAGATCTTCTGTTGACCACAAAGGAGATTTACTGAAACCTCTCCTGTTTGTTCAGAGAGACAGGCTAACCAGACCCCAGCTCTGGAAGTGTTTCTAAACAGGCCACCAGGAACTTAGAGCAGGAAATATTGACATCTGGTTGAAGCCAAGTGAACCAGTCATAAGAAATATGGTGATGGAGCTGAAAGATTGTCATATATTTACACAAGGCAGGAAGCTATCTTTTTGTCTACTGGCAACACAAAGACCGGCAACAGCTTCTTTCACTATTATCAGCCAACTAGTGAAGAAGAAACAAATAAGACTCAAATAGGACTCCAGATGATGGTTGGATACCTGCCAAAGTATATTAGTAGTGTGAAAGTAAATTAAAATGGGGTTCTATGGTTGCAGTTATTAAGCTGCATCTACAACTGCACTGGACAGGTTATGGTTAATGGTtaaagtgggcttgtgactagAAAATCGTCAGTTCAAATCCCTCGACTGgttgggaaaatctgggtggagGAAAGTAAATGAGtattctctctcctttgtcaACAACTACCACTGATATACACTTTAGCAAGGCGCTAAACCCCTAGCTGCTGCTCAGAGGACACCAGTataagactgtggttgtactggtcagctcccagtgtgaaggtgttgaactgtatgaatgtggtTAAAAGTATGGAGCTCAGTCAACCTGCCCTGGAGAAATAAAGGATGAACATAGAGGACAGTCTCATTCACGGCTACACGGCACTGTGCTGACACTAATGTTACAGAATGTAACCTAATGATGGCATGACACAAAGACATCAAGACGTTTATTGATCAGTCTATGTAGTCTAGTCTAAATCTATCCTCCACTTTCATTCACAGTATACTTAATCCTCTGTCATCACCACTATCATCCCCAATACTACTAAAATGtctactactatactgctattactactactactgctactactgctattactactactgctactactgctattactactactgctactgcttctattactactactgctactgcttctattactactactattgctactgcttctattactactactactactactactactactattacgactactactgctactataccactactactactactactactactactattactactactactactactactactgctactataccactactacttctactactactactactactactactactactgctactactgctactattactaggctactgctactatattactactactactactactactactactactactactaataataataatagtaatgcattttatttatagcACACttcagattaaaaacaaatttcaatgTGCAACAGGAAAAGCTCATAAATACAGGTaacaaccatcatcatcatcatcatcatcatcatcatcaataacaataataatgatgataatgtattttatttactcATTAAATCAATGTGCTACAGgaagaaaatgataaaaacaggtaaaacacaacaatcaccatcatcatcatcatcatcatcatcatcatcaccatcaccattaTCTCTAAATCACTCCGATGATAGtaactgttttgttgttgttgctgttgttgttattgttggtgtttttgttgttgttgttattgttgttgttgctgttggcaGCAGAGCAGGTTGTTGTGGTGATAAATGACTCATCCTGGTCAAAAATGCATAAGTCTGGCGGAGACAGAGCCAGGATCCATCAGACCAAACCCGCCGCCCGGCCGGCCGGCAGCAGAGGGGCAGCAGCCAGTCCGCGGTGTGATCCGGGCGTGTCGCTCAGCTGATGGGAATACTGGTTCTTCCAGTCTGCTCCTGTTTTAAGCCCAGAAGCCTCCACCGTTAGTTCAGTGAGAAGCAGCCATGGCCTCCAACACAGCGACTATGGGGAATCTACCCAGCGGGATAGGAATATGTACAACCATCCCCGACATCCTCTATGTACCAGAACTGGTAAGTTATAGAGTTTCACAAGTTTTACTAACTTGAAAGGAGCTTTAATAAGTTTTATCCGTAGACGCGCTTATTGGATTCAGCGATGCGCGCATGACTTTCACTTTTACGCAGTTTTTACGCACGGATCAAAATAACGAATGCATGATCTTTAATAAGCGAGAGAGGGAATTACTTTTCTTAATCTGTGGTGGCGGTTAAAAGGCGCTGTCACTCACTGAAGACACAATACTACGGTTTCCAAAACGCTTTGTTAAATATTAACTTTGTTCCTGGAATGTTTTGCTCTGGAGAACCCGGAGGGCTCTGAGCAGATATCAGGTTCTAAAGAGAACATTTTCTGAAAGATCTGAAAGTCTGATGGGGTGATAATGCGTTTATTCAGCCTTACACAGCCTTCTGTGACTTCAGGTGAAGTCAGGTGGTGGAGTTATAAACCAGCCGCATATTCACTGGCAAAACCTGTTGCTGAATCACTACTAAACTGTGGAGCGCTGGAAACTCATAGCTAGTCTGGCATGTAGGAGACTGTTGTGGATCAGTGAGACCAGAACCACACCACTTCTACAAACTTACAGGAGATGATGTGCCAAGGCTGAACACTAGTAACTTAACattattgtttttcattgctGTTTTGTGGCTCCTGGGCTCTAACTTTAACCAAATACCTCTGAAAAACTGGTTCTTCTCTAAATAAAGGGTTTTAAATCTTTCTGCAGTTCAGTCGACATCCAAGGTAAAAAGAGACAACAAGGGATCAAAGTCAGAGGTTGAACTCCGACCTTATCAAGTTTGGCTCTTGTTACCTATTTTTTCTTGGTGCATCAAACAGTCCTTCTCCATTCAAATTATTGACATTAAATTGGTTTTACGGTGCAGTTTGTGGCTTTAATTATGTTGTAATTGTCTTGTCTCTGTAATTGTATTGCAGATTAGGAATTTAACAGTAATGGGAGACAGAGTAATTCTGCTGATATCCAAATGAAACTGTGAGGATAGCTGATAACATGACATTTACACTCATTTATCTGACGCtgttatccagagagacttccaGTGAGCtgaacagtagaataagcttcaattcctaaaaCACCAATATTACAATAAAGAAACCAGTAGCACGGaagtcaagggtcagaggtcgcaGCGACCAGACCATAAACTAACCTGCATGATAGAGAAATGACAGGAACAGAAATTAGAGCTGACAAGAGAAggtaaagttttttttcttgcacagTAGATTTGCAGGTTCTGTTATCATGACTGGCAGCTGAAGCGTCACACCCAGACAGACGTCAGCGATGTGACGTCTGAACAAAGGAGGAATGTcgataaaaaaagagagacatctTGACATCAGGTCATGCATTCATTTAAAGGTTTTCTCTCTCACGCACTCCTAtactctctcccacacacaaagacacacacacacacacacacacacacacacacacacatacagtaggctataatcATGCCAGGACATGAGAGGAGGGTGGAGTGCCATGAATAATGTAGACTGTCCTGTCAATCATTGGACATGTAGAGTGAGATGAGGGAGATGAGATACTGCTGGAACTGACGACGAGGTCTAATATTATCTGCAAATAATTTAAACTGTTTAGAAAAGCAGTATTAGGCTGCAGGAATATGGAAATCACAGCTAaggttgctgctgccagaacaGGAAACaaactatattatatatattatattataatatatagaTATTTGTGTTCAGATATTCACCACATTCTCTATTTTagcagccacagccacagccattaggacaggaaaataacaggtgattataatcaaatgacagccacagccaatggtAAAGCACTGTATTGGTAGAAAATGCACAtggcatcatgggaatactatgaacaGAAATAAGACTCCAGATGACGGTTGGTTAGCTGTAGACTGGACTATCTTACCACACATTTCCCAGCATTTGGCTGCATCTCCCAGCCTGCTTGCTGTGTTACACTCCACAGCGTGACAAAGTATGCACTGAGCTCCCTGACTGTCCCgcaaggcattgtgggtattaAATTCTCTGTCATTATCGCAACACAACAGAAGTTCAAATGGCAGGATTTTCTCTTAAATCTCAGCATATCAACATGTGGCTTGGCAGACATCTTTAAAGTTTTGTTTCTGACCAACCTGTAGAGTTTCAAGTGGATCGATTACTTTGTCATGATTTCACAGtcagttgaactttttgtgcaaattaaaaaaaaacaaaacgataGGTTAATAACTTGGACATTTTTGAATCGTTCCCTTAGCTTTTCACAAACTAAGTGAAAGCATAACCAACTTGTCATTCAGACCTGTGGTTCATGAGAAgaattttttaaagatttttcaAAAAGTTCAAAATGGAGACATTATGGGTCCAAGAGGCAAAAATGTTCAGCATGTCCAGATACATATCTGCACCCAGTTTCACATCTCTGTGACAAATGGTGCGGCGGGGCTGAGCCAGAGATTTTGAGGTCTagttgtagcgccccctatgggacAATCAGTCAATATTCAATCAATATTCTTTGTGTCCAGGTTAAGAGTCACCAGGACTATCTGTGtgccaaattagaaaaaaaaaagttacccATTTATTGGCCTGTAtacataatgataataatacgcAGTGGTAACCAGACTAACAAAAATGACCAACAGAAGTTATTCCTACAGTACTACAGCAGGTTGGCCTGGTGGTTCGAGCCATGGTTCCCAACTCCAGAGTACttctggttttctatcctaccagacAGTAAATatcattcacctggtgtcccaggtctAAATCAGTCCTATTAGACAGCTAGATTGAAAACCAGTACTATAGTCTCTGTCCTGACGACTGGACTTGGGAACCAGTGGGTCACAGCAGCTGTCCCATAATGGAAAGGtcccaggtttgatccccacaaaaGTCAAGTcgcagtgtccttgagcaaggcactaacgctCATTCACTGTATGTCTGCCTGGATGATGAGTGCATCAGTTTAACATAAGGTTAATTCCCCAGACGTCTTTAAACAAGTAAAGTCTTGATGAGCAGCAGGACCGGATGTCAGTGGGGTGAGCGGGCCTAAATCTCGTCTGATGATGTGACATGACTTAAGTTTCCTCAGCTTTGCTCTGGACTAGACTGAAACCCGCTGCTTCCTCTTAACTCCACATCATTTTACTTCGGCGATGCTCTGATCCGGAGTGACTGACCGTGAGTGAGCAGGTGTGGCTTCCGTGTCTTTATAAAATGACacttggctgttgcagggaccAAACCGGCGAGCTCTCGGTTACAGGATGGATCGGTTTCAGTAAACATGAAAGCACCCAAACGAGTGTAACAGAAGAATAAGCTTGAATGTTCTGGATTAGCAACACTAGTAGAAACCAGTAGTGGAGAATGCAGGGTTTCCACTAATCCGTCCCTGGTGTGTTGCAGGTGTTTGGCGGTCTGGTGTGGATCCTGGTGGCGTGCACGCTGGTGGTGCCGGCGAACCCTCAGGGCTGGGTCATGTTCGTCTCCGTCTTCTGCTTCATCATGACCTTCATCTGGCTGTTGGTGTTCGCCTGCGGGGGGCATCACAACAGAGGCAGCTGGGCGGCCGCAGTAAGTGGTTcactctttaaaaaaataaaaataaaaaaagacggGTCATTttgtaaagctgcactaggcaactttgcacgttggggggccccaaatggcagcgagaggttatcgtttgaattttgaggactttgGATTGGTCACATCCTGTGTgaagaagatttcccaccagtgagcaAACTggaagaatttaatttggacaaacagggagaatctacagcggctcagttagtggggatgagacgctctgctctgctgcagcatcaCTTCCTGGTTTAGGGTAATAAAACGGCTGCAGTTTTACATTCAAATCTGCAGCTTTAACTCGTCCATGTGTCTAGTGTGAACATATAGGTACTCTCAGCCATAGACTTGCATAGTACCTAACATTACAATCAACTAATGAGACCCACACAAGTTGTTCAAGTGAATGAATCAAACAGACGTGCGTTTcagaagaaaaatatatataagttGCTTTATTTTCATTAGGATCAGTCTAACTCGTTTTGTTAAAAGTCAAATGATTAAggggagagggacaggaggCCCAGACCCACCGGGGTAAAGGTTCTGCTACCACCAGTACAAGAGTGTCCAGTGAACAGAACTCAGTGCACCGCAAAACAATCTACACGCATTAGTGATCATAAGCCAAACAAGTGAATTTATAGTGATTTAATATGTGATAATTAATACAACCAAACCTGAACCAAAGTGTGAATTAAACTAAACACTGATGTTATCTCCCGCTCACACCAGTGGACCAGCAGAGAATCATTCCCCCCCGGTAACGGGCCTGAAACCAACCAAAAGCGTTACAGGGGATGtaggacaataaaaaaaatacttaaaaaatatgttattattactacatGTCATGTTATGTATTAGTATTAATTACATGTTATGGACTCCCCTACAAATA from the Centroberyx gerrardi isolate f3 chromosome 3, fCenGer3.hap1.cur.20231027, whole genome shotgun sequence genome contains:
- the LOC139929471 gene encoding myelin and lymphocyte protein-like isoform X1, producing MASNTATMGNLPSGIGICTTIPDILYVPELVFGGLVWILVACTLVVPANPQGWVMFVSVFCFIMTFIWLLVFACGGHHNRGSWAAADFLYHGLAAFFYLSASVALAKVTLEMKDGVLRNYQLDISAVVFSYIATLLYFIHTILSAIRWKSF